A region from the Schistocerca serialis cubense isolate TAMUIC-IGC-003099 chromosome 1, iqSchSeri2.2, whole genome shotgun sequence genome encodes:
- the LOC126425273 gene encoding facilitated trehalose transporter Tret1-like, which translates to MRAACGGRYMQYFAAISASLSVAMQGAFLGWPAPTLPKLEAADSPVPITLEQASWLASINSLTTLIAVPLVALTIDRLGRKWLLLLAAAPFAVFWLMVAFVSSFEMLLAARIIGSIGSGIALSVPHLYVSEVAQTHIRGALAALFMIMMNSGNLYIMCTGPFLSVTGASYAGLVLPALFVLTFLWVPESPYFLLLRKKEGDAKDTLARLRANTDLEAELREMHKAIQQKRQTQGSFRDIVFNAVHRRTLLLVVGLTVLYLGTGSQALVAFSTEIFNRSGSSIDSDVSSIIVAAVQLVASVSASALVDRAGRRPLLICGFVGCAVSMAALGVYFFLADAQHVDMSALYWLPLTGLTAFQASYALGLGAAFFVVVGEIFHVSVKGVASSVVTAALGVVGFATKMSFQPVSAALGTHWVFWGFAVISLCGALYVFLLIPETKGQTFSEINELMESSVPTEVVNEKTKGHHTTP; encoded by the exons CGTCGCTGAGCGTGGCCATGCAAGGGGCGTTCCTGGGGTGGCCAGCGCCGACGCTGCCGAAGCTGGAGGCGGCCGATTCGCCGGTGCCGATCACTCTGGAGCAGGCCTCGTGGCTGGCGTCCATCAACTCGCTGACGACGCTGATCGCCGTGCCGCTGGTGGCCCTCACCATAGACCGGCTGGGCCGCAAGTGGCTGCTGCTGCTCGCCGCCGCGCCGTTCGCCGTCTTCTGGCTGATGGTCGCCTTCGTCTCCTCCTTCGAGATGCTGCTCGCCGCCCGCATCATCGGCAGCATCGGCTCCGGCATAGCGCTCTCGGTGCCGCACCTGTACGTGTCCGAAGTGGCACAGACCCACATCCGGGGCGCGCTGGCCGCGCTCTTCATGATCATGATGAACAGCGGGAACCTGTACATCATGTGCACCGGGCCCTTCCTCTCGGTGACGGGCGCCTCCTACGCGGGGTTGGTACTGCCGGCTCTCTTCGTGCTGACCTTCCTCTGGGTGCCCGAATCTCCGTACTTCCTGCTGCTGCGCAAGAAAGAGGGTGACGCGAAGGACACGCTGGCCCGGCTGCGCGCGAACACGGATCTGGAGGCGGAGCTGCGGGAAATGCACAAAGCCATACAGCAGAAGCGGCAGACGCAGGGTTCTTTCAGAGATATCGTCTTCAACGCCGTCCACCGGCGgacgctgctgctggtggtgggtcTGACGGTGCTGTACCTGGGGACCGGGTCTCAGGCGCTGGTGGCGTTCTCCACAGAGATCTTCAACCGCAGCGGCAGCTCCATCGACTCGGACGTGAGCTCCATCATCGTGGCCGCGGTGCAGCTGGTCGCCAGCGTGTCGGCATCGGCGCTGGTGGACCGGGCGGGCCGCCGGCCACTCCTCATATGCGGCTTCGTCGGCTGCGCCGTCTCCATGGCGGCCCTCGGCGTCTACTTCTTCCTCGCCGACGCCCAGCACGTGGACATGTCTGCCCTCTACTGGCTGCCGCTCACAGGCCTAACAGCTTTCCAG GCGTCGTATGCCCTGGGTCTCGGGGCAGCCTTCTTCGTCGTCGTCGGGGAGATATTCCACGTGTCGGTGAAGGGTGTGGCGTCCTCGGTGGTGACTGCGGCGCTGGGCGTGGTGGGCTTCGCCACCAAGATGTCGTTCCAGCCGGTGTCCGCCGCGCTCGGCACCCACTGGGTCTTCTGGGGCTTCGCCGTTATCTCCCTGTGCGGAGCTCTCTACGTCTTCCTGCTCATCCCAGAGACCAAGGGGCAGACCTTCAGCGAGATAAATGAACTCATGGAAAGCAGCGTCCCCACGGAAGTCGTGAACGAGAAAACCAAAGGTCATCATACAACCCCTTAA